One segment of Panicum virgatum strain AP13 chromosome 1K, P.virgatum_v5, whole genome shotgun sequence DNA contains the following:
- the LOC120692150 gene encoding 25S rRNA (cytosine-C(5))-methyltransferase NSUN5-like produces MAPPPQHPKNRSRGPAATGGNGRPPRRMASRDAAERAAFFARREAAAVLRRVLRGDATRRAAGSIKSLVYSPTVRNKRATFALVCQTLKYLPILKEVLGSSGVLNSKWKKQEELVIVTAYDILFGQGIAVSGSAEQLILTHKDTLSSALDRICAKKKVSSVEDLLGNKTPVKPKPRFLRVNTLKTTTESVVEELSKIHKVAKDDMVPNMLLLPPGTDLHSHPLVTNGKVFLQGKASCMVAVALCPKPGWKVIDACAAPGNKTVHLAALMNGQGGIIACELNKERAKTLQNTIRRSGANNIQTVNGDFLDIDSNDPSYAEVRAILLDPSCSGSGISTERLDYLLPSHSRDDQDDASTSSRVLKLSAFQKKALSHALSFPSVERVVYSTCSIHQAENEDVVNAVLPLATSLGFELATPFPQWHRRGLPVFEGSEHLLRTDPEDGLEGFFISLFVRKAAGGDAEEPNEDVTVEARRKEPNEDVAVVARRKQTRRRRSGARSFSSLRLSRMILCSNGDFW; encoded by the exons atggcgccgccgccgcaacatCCTAAGAATCGGAGCCGCGGTCCAGCGGCGACCGGAGGGAACGGGCGCCCCCCGCGCCGGATGGCGAGCCGGGACGCGGCGGAGCGCGCCGCGTTCTTCGCTCggcgcgaggccgcggcggtgctccggcgcGTGCTCCGCGGGGACGCCACCAGGCGCGCCGCGGGCTCCATCAAGTCCCTCGTCTACTCCCCCACCGTCCGCAACAAGCGCGCCACCTTCGCGCTCGTCTGCCAGACCCTCAAGT ATCTTCCTATTCTTAAGGAGGTTTTAGGATCGAGTGGAGTACTAAACAGCAAATGGAAG AAGCAGGAGGAATTAGTCATTGTGACTGCCTATGACATCCTCTTTGGTCAG GGAATTGCAGTTTCTGGATCAGCTGAGCAGTTAATTCTGACACACAAAGACACTCTTAGCAGTGCTCTTGATAGAATTTGTGCCAAAAAGAAAGTCAGCAGTGTTGAAGACTTGCTAGGCAATAAAACACCAG TCAAACCAAAGCCCAGGTTTCTTCGTGTCAACACACTCAAGACCACTACCGAGTCTGTGGTAGAAGAATTGAGCAAAATACACAAG GTTGCTaaagatgatatggttccaaaTATGTTGCTTCTCCCGCCTGGAACTGATTTGCACAGCCATCCATTGGTcacaaatggaaaagtgttttTACAG GGCAAAGCTAGTTGTATGGTAGCGGTCGCACTGTGCCCTAAGCCAGGTTGGAAG GTTATTGATGCGTGCGCGGCTCCAGGGAACAAAACAGTCCACCTTGCTGCCCTCATGAATGGACAGGGGGGCATTATAGCTTGTGAACTTAACAAAGAGAGGGCCAAGACATTGCAAAATACTATCAGAAGATCTGGAGCAAATA ATATTCAAACAGTGAATGGTGATTTTCTGGATATAGATAGCAACGATCCATCATATGCCGAG GTCCGTGCTATTCTGTTGGACCCCTCTTGCTCTGGTTCTGGAATATCAACAGAGAGACTAGACTACTTGCTTCCTTCACATTCTAGAG ATGATCAGGATGATGCGAGTACAAGCTCAAGGGTCCTAAAGCTCTCTGCTTTCCAGAAGAAAGCTCTCTCACATGCTCTATCAT TTCCCTCAGTGGAGAGGGTGGTCTACAGCACCTGCTCGATCCACCAGGCAGAGAACGAGGATGTCGTGAATGCCGTCCTACCCTTAGCCACATCACTTGGTTTCGAGCTTGCTACTCCATTTCCCCAATGGCACCGTCGTGGCCTTCCCGTCTTTGAAGGAT CTGAACATTTGCTTCGAACGGACCCTGAGGATGGCCTGGAAGGCTTCTTCATTTCATTGTTTGTCAGAAAAGCAGCTGGTGGTGATGCAGAAGAACCTAATGAAGATGTTACCGTGGAAGCACGGAGGAAAGAACCCAATGAAGACGTTGCCGTGGTAGCGCGAAGAAAACAAACGCGTAGAAGGCGAAGCGGGGCCAGGTCGTTCAGTTCCTTGAGGCTGTCCAGGATGATCCTCTGCTCCAACGGGGATTTCTGGTAA
- the LOC120692226 gene encoding 19.0 kDa class II heat shock protein-like — translation MEFSFGGFGDPVLSVALQQLMDLPDELERQLNAPTRAYVRDRRAMANTPMDVKELPSGALVLAVDMPGVSLADVRVQVEDGNVLTISGERKRPPEDAVGAEADKQQQQQQGADGGAGEKQGVRYLRMERRMGKFMRRFPLPESADLDSIRAEYKDGVLTVTVDKKPPPEPKKPRVVQITDGGDHQGK, via the coding sequence ATGGAGTTCTCGTTCGGCGGCTTCGGCGACCCGGTGCTGTCGGTGGCGCTGCAGCAGCTGATGGACCTCCCCGACGAGCTGGAGCGGCAGCTGAACGCGCCGACGCGCGCCTACGTGCGcgaccgccgcgccatggccaacACGCCCATGGACGTCAAGGAGCTCCCCTCCGGCGCGCtcgtgctcgccgtcgacatgCCCGGGGTCAGCCTCGCCGACGTCAGGGTCCAGGTCGAGGACGGCAACGTGCTCACCATCAGCGGCGAGCGCAAGCGCCCGCCCGAGGACGCCGTCGGCGCCGAGGCcgacaagcagcagcagcagcagcagggcgcCGACGGAGGCGCCGGCGAGAAGCAGGGGGTGAGGTACCTGCGGATGGAGCGGCGGATGGGCAAGTTCATGCGGCGGTTCCCGCTGCCAGAGAGCGCCGACCTGGACAGCATCAGGGCCGAGTACAAGGACGGCGTGCTCACCGTCACCGTCGACAAGAAGCCCCCGCCGGAGCCCAAGAAGCCACGCGTCGTCCAGATCACCGACGGCGGCGACCACCAGGGTAAGTGA
- the LOC120652468 gene encoding uncharacterized protein LOC120652468: protein MWCSPPSNRSPLKTPVPNPKISFHSLLTTRRRRQPRSARRARRRLRTRAGRRAARGAGAARADASLLSAAPPEPVRAASASTASAIRRRPRATLVTSRVPPTRQQPLRAPGSPRQALPPHPRQAPRRARRRSRALYSAASAPAPGAGAVRSALRAPGSRFGPRTPPSILKVFSGLLRSESELLCYCSFLPPRLQLPQWLVPKARVLTWPQAVASGLTWLMALVAKAALLAVGARQRQTTLRWFVKMGRWRLQAVSEGAAPPQRILIPVGRSVPGFLPCWAPLVLARRDCPAHIVTSHGPSKLPTSFGVQGAERGKSPKLIWAESHSYAPHH, encoded by the exons ATGTGGTGCAGCCCACCAAGCAATAGGAGCCCACTAAAAACCCCCGTTCCTAACCCTAAAATCTCATTTCATTCGCTCCTcacaacccgccgccgccgccagccccgcTCGGCGCGCCGCGCCAGGCGCCGCCTCCGCACCCGCGCTGGGCGAAgagccgcgcgcggcgccggtGCCGCGCGCGCAGACGCGAGTCTGCTCTCCGCGGCCCCACCGGAGCCGgtgcgcgcggcgagcgcgtccacggcctccgccatccgccgccgcccgagggcCACGTTGGTCACCTCGCGCGTGCCGCCGACTCGCCAGCAGCCTCTGCGTGCGCCAGGCTCGCCGCGCCAGGCCCTGCCTCCGCACCCGCGccaggcgccgcgccgcgccaggCGCCGGAGCCGTGCGCTCTACTCTGCGGCCTCCGCACCCGCGCCAGGCGCCGGAGCCGTGCGCTCTGCTCTGCGTGCGCCAGGCTCAAGGTTTGGGCCCCGTACTCCTCCGTCCATCCTCAAG GTTTTTAGTGGGCTGCTGAGATCCGAGAGTGAGCTGCTCTGCTATTGTTCATTCTTGCCTCCTCGTCTGCAG TTACCACAATGGCTGGTGCCAAAGGCAAGAGTATTGACATGGCCTCAGGCAGTGGCATCGGGGTTGACTTGGTTGATGGCACTAGTAGCAAAGGCAGCACTGCTGGCCGTAGGAGCACGGCAACGACAGACAACCCTGAGGTGGTTTGTGAAGATG GGGAGATGGAGGCTTCAGGCGGTCTCCGAGGGCGCGGCACCGCCGCAGAGAATCTTGATCCCTGTGGGACGCAGTGTTCCTGGCTTCCTGCCTTGTTGGGCTCCTCTGGTCCTGGCGCGACGGGACTGTCCTGCCCATATTGTGACGTCACATGGCCCAAGCAAGTTGCCTACAAGTTTCGGTGTTCAGGGGGCCGAACGTGGAAAGTCACCTAAACTTATCTGGGCCGAATCTCACTCCTATGCCCCTCATCACTAG